A window of Micromonospora eburnea genomic DNA:
CTGCGGCTTGAGGTCCCGGTGCAGCACGCCGGCCTGGTGCACGCGGGCGAGCCCGTCGGCCAGCATCGCCCCGGCCATCGCGGCCAACCGGACCGGCAGCGGCCCGCGCGCCGCGACGTACTGGTTGACCGTGGCGCCCGGAACGTACTGGACGGCGAGCCAGGCCGGATCACCCAGCGGGTCGGCGTCCTCCAGCCGCGCCACGCGGGACCCGTAGACCAGCTTCAGGTTCTCGATCTCGGCGGCGAACCGGCGCCGCAGGTCCTCGTCGCTGACCAGTTCCTGCCGGATCACCTTCACCGCGACCCGGTCCCCGGTGGAGGACACACCGAAGTAGACGTATCCCATGCCGCCGGCGCCGAGGAGGCGGAGCAGCCGGTAGTCGCCGAGTTGTCCCACCTCGTCCGCCACTGCCACCCCGCTCCGTCCCCCCGCGACGCAGCCGATCCTTCCACAGCGGACGGTCCCGGTGGTGCCGTCGTGGCCCTCCGGACAGCGCTGGCGGCTGCGGCCCCCGGCTGGCCACGGCCCGCCTTCAGTCCAGGCGGCGTTCCAGCACCTGACCAGGCCACGGGTCACGGCCGGGCCGGCGCACCGTGAACGGGTCGGTGGCGGTGAAGCCGCAGCCCTCGTAGAAGCGGACCAGGGCCCGGTCGTCGCCGCCGTAGCAGTCGACCCGCAGCAGCCCCAGCCCCCGGTCGCGGGCCAGCTCCGCCGCGTACGCCAGCAGCCGCGCCCCGATCCCGTTGCCGGCGTACGCGCGGTCGGTGACCAGCAGGTTGACGTACAACTCCGGCTCGGTGGCCGGTGGCACGTAGTCGGTGGCCGAACCCACCACCAAAGCACCCACGGTGGCGTTGCCGAGCATGGCCAGGTGGAGCCCACCGCCGCTGGCCCACGCGTCGGCCTGAGCGATCCGGCGCGGGTCGGCCGACGCGGGCTCGGTGCCCCACTGGCCGGTCCGGCCGCGCTCGGCCAGCCAGGCGGTGGCCCCGTCGAGCAGCCGCAGCACGGTGGCCGCGTCGTCCGGCCCGCCCGGCCGGATGGTGATGGTCCGCTGGTCCGTCATGCCGCCATGCTGCTATCAGCCGGGGCCCGCGGGCAAGATCGGGCGGCCCGCCGGAACCTCACGCCGCTGCCGCGCGCTCCCACGGCTGCGGTACGCGGACCGATGCCATGCCCGCCGCCGTCGCGGCCTGGATGCCCAGCTCGGTGTCCTCGAAGACCAGGCAGTCCGCCGGGGGTACGCCGAGCCGGCGGGCGGCGAGCAGGAACGCCTCCGGGTCGGGCTTGGGCCGGGTGTAATCCCCGGCGCAGACCAGCGCCTCGAACCGGTCGAGCAGACCCAGCGTGCCGAGCGAGGCGGTGACCCCCTCCCGGGTGCTGCCGGAGACCACCGCGAACGGGATCCGGCCGTGGGCGTCCTCGATATGCGCCAGCACCTCCGGCACGGCGGTCAACTCGGGCAGCGAACGGTGGTAGAGCTCCTCCTGCCGCCGGGCGACCGTGTCGACCGGCATGGTCAACCCGTGCCGCGCGTTGAGCGTGGCGATGATGTCGGCGATCGGGCGGCCACCCCAGGCGTAGAACAGCTCCTCGGGGAATTCGCAGCCCCACTCGTCCAGGGCCGAACACCAGGCGGCGTAGTGCAGCGGCATCGAGTCGACGATGGTCCCGTCGCAGTCGAACAGGTACGCGCGGAAGTCGCCGGGCGGCAGGGGCAGGCTCACCGGGGCAGGGTACTGCCTCCGCCGGAAAATGCGCTGGCCGGACCCGTGCCGGTCTGGTTGGGTCGGGCACCGTGGAGCGCAGCAGGATCGCCCGGGCGACGAGTTGACCGAGGTGCAGCGGATCGAGGTGGCCTCCGGGGCACCGTTCCGCGAGATCGGCATGACCGACGTCGCCGACATGCCGCCGTTGCCGCTGGACGTGCTGGCCGACCGCCAGCGGGCCGGCCGGGTGTGGGTGGCGGTGGACGCCAGAGAACGGCCGCTGGCCTTCGCGGTGGTCGACCTGGTGGACGGCTGCGCGCACGTCCTGCAACTCAGCGTGGACCCGGCGTACGCCCGGCGGGGGATCGGGCGGGGGCTGCTCGACGACGTGGCCGAATGGGCGGCCGGGCGGGGGCTGCCGGCGTTGACGCTGACCACCTTCCGCAGCGTGCCGTGGAACGGGCCGTACTACGCGCGCTGCGGGTTCCGGGAGCTGACCGGTGGGGAGGTCACCGCGGGGCTGGCCGAGCTGTTAGCCGCCGAGGCGGCGTTGGGCCTGGACCCGGCCGACCGGATCGCCATGCGCCGCTCCATCGAACGTTAAGGGTGGCGTGGCGACGCCTCAGATGATCATTCTCGACGGCGGTTCCAGCTCGGGGAAGTCCGGAACCGGGCATCCGGTTTCGCCCCCCGCTCGGCATACGCCGAGCCGTGCAGATCTTGGCGGGAAAGTGCCCCTACCGGGGCCACTTCCTTCCAAGATCGCCCAGCTCTGGCGATCTGACGGTCAGTGTGTGCCGCCGAGGTTGAGGACCACCACCCCGGCGATCACCAGGCCGGCGCCCATCACCTTCGTGACACTGAGCGGCTCGCCCAGGAAGGCGGCCCCGATCGCCATGATCGCGGCGGTGCCGAGCCCGGACCAGATCGCGTACGCGACGCCGACCGGGATCTCCTTGACGGCCAGGGCGAGCAGCCCGAACGACGACACGTACGCCACCGCCAGGCCGAGCGTCGGCCAGAGCCGGGTGAAGCCGTCGGTCGCCTTGAGCAGGCTGGTGCCGATCACCTCCGCGGTGATCGCGGCCAGCAGGAACACGTACGCCATTCCGGAAACTTACCGGTTCGGGTCAGTGGCGGCCGGACTCCTCGAGACCGCCGACGAACGACTGCCAGGCGGCCGGGGTGAAGCGCAGCATGCCGCCGCTGCGGTCCTTGGAGTCGCGGACCAGGACCACGCCGGGGAGGTTGTCGGCGACCTCGACGCAGTTGCCGCCGTTGGAGCTGCTGCGGGTGCTGGTGCGCCAGTTGGCGCCGGTCAGGTCAGCCATGGTCGCGCCTTCAGGAGTTGGATCGTCTGGTCGCGCGGCAGCGCGATCGACCTCAGAGTGTCCCAGACCTGCCACAGGGGAGCAACGTCCTTTGTCGTCCGCCCGGCCGCCTGGTCGTCCAGGTAGGCGACGTCGTCGCCGTCGTCGACGGTGGCGATGACGAACGGGCCGGCCTGCCCGGGGTGGAAGCCGGCGCGCAGCGGCAGCACGTGCAGCAGGACCCGGGGCCGCTGCGCCATGGCGGCCAGGTGGTCGAGCTGCGGCTGCATGATCTCCGGTTCGCCCCGGCGCAGCGCGGCCTCGTCGATGACGAATATGGCCAGCGGCGGCCGGGGCCGGTCGAAGACGGCCGCCTGGCGGGCGAGCCGGGCGGCCACGTAGCCCTCCACCTCGTCGTCGGCGAGCGGGCCGCTGCTCAGCACCGCGTGCGCATACTCCTCGGTCTGGAGCAGGCCGGGCAGCACGGACGGCTCGAACGAGCGGAGCGCGCTGGCCTCCTCCTCCACGTGGGCCCACGGCCGGAACCAGGCCGGCTCACGGCGGCGGACCACCTCCGGCCACAGCTCGCCGACCTCGCGGCCGAGCGCCTTGGACACCGCCGCCCGGTGCCGGGGGTGCGGGACCCGCCCCGGCGTCACCCAGCGGGCGGCGGTCTTCGGGTCCACCCCGACCCGTTCGGCGAGGGACTCCGCCGTCTCGCCCGCCTCGGCCATCGCCACTCGCAACGCGTCGTTCACAGCGGCCTCCACGAAGGACGTTCCAGACGTCCGCCGACCCTACCGTTACGCGGTGTGCTCGTCGCGCGACGCGCGGCAGGCTTCCGGTCAGTGGAACCGCCGCCGTGGCCCGAACCGTCGGCGGGACCGCGGGCCGCCCGGCCAACGGCGTCCGGGCGGCCCATCCAACGGCCACCGGGTACGACACCGCCTCTTCGGCCCGGTGCCCGCCCGCGACCACGAAGGAGGCTTCGCCCGTGCTGTTCCGGTCCCGACGTCGTGATCCCGTCCCGCCCCCGCCCCGCGTACCGGGTCCCCGGGCTTCCTGGGAGAACGCACGCACGCAGGTCTTTCCCACCGTGACCCCCGGCAGCGCCGGCAACCTGACACCGGCCCAGCGGTGGCGGGCCGGCGGCTGGCGGGAGGTGTGGCGTTCGACGAACCCCGCTGCGGTCAGCCGCCGCAACGCCGGCCCTGGTGGCGGGGCGGGGCGGTGAGCCGGCCGGGGCGACCGCACGTGTACATGCGGCCGCTGTGGCGGTGCCGGGCGTGCGGTGCGGACTGGCCGTGCCAACCCGCGCGGCTGGCGCTGCTGGTCGAGTACCGCGACGACCGGACCGCGCTGCTGGTCTATCTGAGCACCCTCATGCAGGAGGCGGGCGACCAACTCGCCCAGCTCAACGGCCACACCCGCCCGCCCGGCCTGACCGACCGCTTCCTCACCTGGGCCCGCGCCCGAGGCGGGACCCCGGGCGATTCCCCGGCATGATCGTGCTCGAACACGGAAGCAGTGGCCTCCCGATGAACTGGAGGCCACTGCTTCCTGGATCGAGCGCGATCATGCGCGTGGGGCGCGTGCCCCGGGGCGGTCAGGACAGGGCGCAGGCCTGTCCGTTGAGGGTGATCAGGGTGGGGTTGGGGTTGGGACCCTTGCCCGTCGAGCCGATCAGGCCGAAGGTGACCTCGGCACCCGGGGCGATCTTCGCGTTCCACGACTCGTTCGTCGCGGTGACCGTGGCGCCGGACTGGCTGACCTGCGCCGACCAGTAGCTGTTCACGTGCTGGTCGCCGGTGAAGGCCCAGCGCACGTTCCACCCGTTCACCGCCGTCTTGCCGGTGTTGCGCACGGTGACCTGGGTGTTGAAGCCGTCCGGCCAGCTCCCGTGGGTGGTGTACGTGACGGCGCAGGTCGGGGCGGGCACCGCCGCCGCGTCACGCTGGTCGGCGAGGAACGACGCCAGCCAGGCCAGCGCCGAGTTCCAGTTGATCGCCACCTCGTTGGTCGAGTACGAGTTGATGTCGTCGATGTAGCAGAACATCGGCTCGCAGCCGGCCAGCAGGTTGGCCACGAACGGGTCCTGGAGGGCGGCGTTCGCGCCACCGGCGAGGGAACCGGCCGGCGGGTGCGGCATGTTCGGGTCGAGCTGGTGGCCGAAGAGCCGGCTGTGCTGGTTCTGCGCCGCGTGCTCGCCCCAGCCGGTCACGTACGAGATGTTCAGCGCGTTGCGGCCGAGCAGGTAGTCGGCGGTCTGCACCGCCCCGTCCCGGTACTTCGCGTCCCGGGTCAGGTCGAACGCGGTGGCGAGCACGACCGCGTTGTTGATGATGTTGCCGTTGCCGCCCCAGACGTACGAGTTGGCGTCACCGGGCAGCGGCAGGCCGTACGCCTGGCCGCGCAGGGTGGCCAGGTAACGGTCGGCGGCGGCGGTCACCGAGGCGCGGATCCGGGCCCGCTCGGCGGCCGGCAGCGCGTTCGGCACGGTGGCCAGGTCGAGCCGGCCCAGCGCGGCGACGCTCTGCCAGCCGAAGGCGCCCCCGGCCTCGAACACGTCGGCGGTGTGCAGCGGCGACGCGGTGAGGTCGGTCAGGTACGCCTGCTCCCCGGTGGTCAGCCACAGCTCGACGGCCGCCCAGTAGAACTCGTCGGTGACGTTCGTGTCGTCGTACGCGCCACCGCCGTTGCCGTCGGTCGGCGAGGCGTACACCTCCGGGTGTGCCTTGGCCGCCGCGTACGCGGTCTTCGCGGCGGTGCCGCAGCGGGCCGCGAAGGCGGCGTCGTACGGGGCGAACAGCCGGGCGCACTGGGCGGCGACGGCGGCCAGGTTGAGGGTGGCCGCGGTGGACGGCGGGTGCAGCTCGCGCGGCTGCGGGTCGTCCTGCGGGGCGAGCGGCAGGCCGGTCCAGTTCCGGTCGTGGATCTTGTGGTGGGCCATGCCGGCGAGCGGCTGACCGGCCGGCACCTGCATCCGCAGCAGGAACTCCAGCTCCCAGCGGGCCTCGTCGAGGATGTCCGGGACGTTGTTGCCCCGCTCGGGCACGCGCAGCGTCGAGTCGCCCAGGGCCGTGCCGCCGGCGGCCGTCTCCGCGGTCTTGGTCCGCTCGAAGGCGTTCAGCAGCTGGTAGGTGGCGATGCCGCCGTTGACCACGTACTTGCCGTGGTCGCCGGCGTCGTACCAGCCGCCGCGCACGTCCAGGGAGTAGTCGCAGACGCCCTGCTGGCAGGGCACGTTGGTGTCGCCCTGGTTGGGCGCCACGCCGAGGTGCCCGGCCGGGCGGGCGTATTCGGCGCCGATCAGGTCGCCGTCGATCGGGGTGCCGCTGCGCTGGGCGTAGAAGAACTGGAGGGAGTCGGCGCGCAGCCGGTCGTAGAGGGTGCCGGAGAGGTCGAACGGGTGGCTGGTCTCACCGTCCACGACGAGCGTGTAGCCGGTGCCCGGGGTGCGGAACGACGAGAAGTCGACGGTCTGCACGTGCTGGCCGGACGCCGCGTCGACGCCGCGCGGCGTGGCCTGGCCGCTGGCCACCACCTTGCCGGACGCGGACTTCAGCTGCCAGGGCAGCGGATCGGTGGCGTCGGTGACCACGGTGGCGTTCTTCGGCCCGCCGGGCAGGTAGCCGACCTGGTTGACCCGCACCCGCGGGCCGGTGTCCGGCTCGTACGGCTGGGCCGGCTCGCCGCCGCGCAGCGAGACGTTGTCCAGGCAGACGGTCTGCGCCTGGGCGCTGCCGCCGACCTGGAAGATGACCTGCGCGGCGGGGTTGTCGTCCGAGGCGGTGAACGTCTTCGCGAAGTGCTGCGCGGTGCCGGTCGCGTTGGCGTTGACGCTCGCGTACGTGGTGTAGGGGGCGCTGCCGAGCTGGAGCACCGCCGTCACGGCCGCACCGGGGGTGGCGGAGATGTCGAAGGAGAGCTCGTACTCGGCGCCCGCGATCAGCGGCACCGCGTCCTGGCCGATGCCGGCGTCCCACGGGTTCGCCAGGCCGCCGGGGACGGTGGTGCACAGCCGGCCGTCGACGACCCCGAGGTCGCCGGTGCCGTACGAGAACCAGGGGCTGGTGCCGGCGCTGAAATCGCCGTTGCGGATCTGCTCGGGGGCGTCCGGGGGCACCTCGGCGAGGGCCGGGCTGGCGGCGGCACCGGTGAGGACGAGGGTGGTGGCCGCGGCGAACGCGGTGAGACGACGTCGGGATGGGGTCACGGAGATTCCTTCCGTGCGTCGGGGGTGGTGGGGGACGGGCGGGAGCTGGGAGCGCTCCCATTCGGGGTGATGTTTCCAGCGTGTTCTCCCGATGTCAATTGACCCGAGGCGATGAGATCGGGGCGTGCCCGGCAGTGAGATTCACCGCGCCACGCGGCATCCTCCTGATCTCCTAGAGACAACTGCGCCCTTCGCCTGGCAGGCTGCCTCCCATGACCCTGAAGCTTCGTTCCGTGGGGGCGAGCGACCGTGGGCTGATCCGCAGTGGGAACCAGGACGCCCAGCACGCCGGGAACTGGCTGGTCGCCGTGGCCGACGGCATGGGCGGCATGGCGGCCGGTGACCTGGCCAGCCGGATCGCCATGGACGCGATCGCCCCGCTGGACCTGGAGACCCCCGAGGACGCGTTGGTCGCCGCCCTACAGGGCGGCATCGAGCTGGCCACCGCGCGGATCCGGCAGGCCGTCGTCGAGGACCCCGAACGCCAGGGCATGGGCACCACCCTGACCGCGCTGCTCTTCGCCCGCACCGGTAGCTGCCTGGCCCTGGCCCACGTCGGCGACTCCCGGGCGTACCTGTTCCGCGAGGGCGTGCTGAAGCAGGTCACCCGGGACGACACCTTCGTGCAGATGCTGGTCGACCAGGGCGTGATCACCCCCGAGCAGGCGAGCAGCCACCCCCGGCGGGCCGTGGTGACCCAGGCGTTGCAGGGCGAGGAGGTCAACCCGGCGTACGCGACGATGGTGCCCCGGGCCGGCGACCGCTGGCTGCTGTGCAGCGACGGCCTCTCCAACGTGGTACGCGCGGACACCCTCGCCGAGGTGCTCGGCGAGTACGCCGACCCGCAGGCGTGCGTCGCCAAGCTGATCGACCTGGCGCTGCGGGCGGGCGGCCCGGACAACGTGACCGCGGTGATCGCCGACGTGATCGACGAGTAGCCGGCTCAGCGTCGGCGCGGTGTGGCGTGTCGGGTGGGCTCGGCGGTGGTCGGGTCCTCCGGCCACGGGTGCCGCGGATAGCGTCCACGCAGCTCCGCCCGCACCTGCGGGTAGCCCACCCGCCAGAACGAGGCCAGGTCGGCGGTGACCGCGACCGGCCGGCCGGCGGGGGAGAGCAGGTGCAGCAGCACCGGAACCCGCCCGTCGGCGATGCGCGGGGCGTCCCGCCAGCCGAAGGTCTCCTGGAGCTTGACCGCGAGCACCGGGGCGGCCGGGTCGGCGTAGTCCACCCGGATCCGGGAGCCGCTGGGCACGACGAGCCGTTCCGGCGCCAGCTCGTCCAGCCGGGCGGCCTGTCGCCAGTCGAGCAGCCGGCGTAGCGCCGCCACGACGTCGACCCGGGCCAGGTCGGCCCGGCGTCGGGCCCCGGCCAGCTCCGGGCCGAGCCAGGCGGGCGCGTCGGCGAGCAGCGCCGGGTCGGACACGTCGGGCCAGTCGTCGCCGAGTGCCTGCCGGCAGAAGGCCAGTCGCCGGCGTAGCGCCGTCGCGTCCGGCGTCCAGGTCAGCAGGCCCAGGCCGGTCTGGCGCAGCCCGGTGAGCGCGGCCTCGGCGAGCTGCGCCGGGTCCGGCGCCGGCAGCGGCCGGTCGACGAGTTCGATCGCGCCGAGCCGGATTACCTCGCGGGCCACCACGTCCCCGCCGGACCAGCCGACCTCGCGGTCGGTGCGCAGCAGCGGGCCGCCGGCCTCCCGCGCGGTCGCCTCGTCGACCGGGGTGGCGAGCCGGACCCGGGCGGTCGGCGCCCCGGGGGAGCGGTCGGCCACCGCGACCGCCAGCCACGCCGAGCCGACCAGCGCCGACCCGGCCGTCAGCTCCGCCGCGGTCCCCCCGGTCATCAGGTACGCCGAGCCGCCGGCCCGGCGCACCCGGGCGAGCCGTTCCGGGTACGCGAGCCCGACCAGCAGCCCGGCCGCGAGGTCGTCGGGGAGCCGGTCGGCGTCGCCGCTGCGTCCGGCCGGGGCGATCCGGCCCGGCCCGCCGCCGTTGCGGGGCACCGGTGCGGTGCCGCCGCCGTCCCGGGTCGTTCGTGCGTCCCGGCCGGCCCGCGCCGCTCCGGTGGGCAGGGCGGCGCGGAGGCGGCGTACCTCGGCGCGCCAGCGGGCCGTGGCGGCCGGGTCGGTGTTGCCGCGCAGGCGGCGCCACAGGGCGGTGAGGTCGTCGCCGGCCCCGGTGAGGGTCTCCTCGGCGAGCAGGGCGACCACCTCGGCGGCCCGGTCCGCGCCGACCCGCTCCGCGCCGTCGAGCAGTGCCCGGGCCAGCCGGGGATGGGTCCCGGCCGCCGCGATGGCCCGCCCCCGGGCGGTGATCCGGCCGTCCGGGTCCACCGCACCGAGCGTGGTCAGGGTCTCCCGGGCGACCGTGAGGGCGGCCGGCGGCGGCGGGTCGGGCAGCGCCAGCCCGCTGCCGTCCGGCGTGCCCCAGGCGGCCAGCTCCAGCGCGAACCCGGTGAGGTCGGCGGTGGCGATCTCGGGCTCCGGCTGCGGGGCGAGGTGGGTGTGGGCCACCTCCGACCAGCACCGGTAGACCACGCCGGGGGCCTCCCGCCCGGCCCGTCCGGCCCGCTGGGTGGCCGCCGCCCGGGACACCGGCACGGTCACCAGCGCCCCCAGCCCCCGGGCCAGGTCGGTCCGGGCCACCCGGCTCAGTCCGGCGTCGACCACCACCCGTACCCCGGGCACGGTCAGGCTGCTCTCCGCCACCGAGGTGGCCAGCACGACCCGCCGCCGATCGACCGTTCCGAGTCGCCGCGCCCCCTCCGGCGTGCCGGGTCGCGACGGTGCGGCGGCGACCGTACCGGGGCGGTTCGGGTCGTCCACCGGGCCGGCTGGTCGGAGCCGCAGCGCGGCGTCCTGCGCCGCGGCGGGCAACCGGCCGTGCAGTGGCAGTACGTCGACGTCGTCGCGCAGGTCGGCCAGACGGGCGGCGACCGCCGCGATCTCGCCGGCCCCGGGCAGAAAGACCAGGACGTCCCCGTCCCGCTCGCGCAGCGCCCGCCGGACCGTGGCGGCCACGTGGTCCAGCAGCGCCGGGTCGACCCGTCCCGCGCCGGGCGCGGCGACCGGCCGGGGCGGCGGTGCCCAGACCCGGGTCACCGGGTGCAGGGCCGCCTCGGCCCGGACCACCGGCGCGGGCCGGTCCGGCGGGTCGAGCAGCGCGGCGAACCGGCCCGCCGGCGGGGTGGCGGACATCGCCAGCAGCCACAGGTCGGGCCGCAGCGCGCCGCGGGCGTCCACGGTGAAGGCCAGCGCCAGGTCGGCGTCGAGCTGCCGCTCGTGGCACTCGTCCAGCAGGACCGCGCCGACACCGGGCAGCTCGGGATCGTGTTGCAGCCGCCGGACCAGCAGGCCGGTGGTGACCACCTCGACGCGGGTGTCCGGCCCGACCCGGCGTTCGCCGCGTACGGCGTACCCGATCCGGCCGCCGACCCGCTCGCCGAGCAGGGTGGCCATCCGGTGGGCGGCGGCCCGGGCGGCCATCCGGCGGGGCTGGGCGACCACCACCCGCCCGGTGACCTCGTCGGCCACCGCCAGCGGTGCGAGGGTGGTCTTGCCGGTGCCGGGCGGTGCCACCAGCACCGCCGCGCCGGCGGCGCGCAGCGCCCCGGTCACTGTCGGCAGCACCGCCCGGACCGGCAGGTCGAGGATCACGTCGGAGAGCACGGCCCCAATCTCGCATCCGGCGCTCGGGGGACGAGGACCGGTCCGCGCGGTCCCCTCCTAGTACGTCCCGTCGAGCTGCCCGCGCAGCTTGCTGAGCGACCGGGCGAGCAGCCGGGACACGTGCATCTGGGACACGCCGACCTGCTCGGCGATCTGCGACTGGGTCAGGTTGCCGTAGAAACGCAGCGTGAGGATCCGCTGCTCGCGTTGGTCCAGGGTGGCCAACGCCGGGCCCAGGGCGACCCGCAGCTCGGCCAGCTCGAACTCGCCGTCCTCGCCGCCGAGCAGGTCGCCCAGCTCGGTGGCCCGGTCGCCGTCGCCGGTCGGGGTGGACAGTGACACCGCGTTGTACGCGCGGGCCCCCTCCAGGCCCTCCAGGACCTCCTCCTCGGTGAGCTTGAGGTGGGCGGCGATGTCGGCGACCGTCGGCGAGCGGCCGAGCGTCTGCAGCAGTGTGCTGTTGGCGTCGGAGATGGCCAGCCGCAGCTCCTGGAGCCGACGGGGGACCCGGATGTCCCAGGTGCGGTCGCGGAAGTGCCGCTTGAGCTCGCCGATGATGGTCGGGATGGCGTAGCCGGCGAAGTCGACGCCCCGGGTCGGGTCGAACTTGTCGATCGCCTTGATCAGGCCGACCGCGGCGGTCTGCGCCAGGTCGTCGGTGGGCTCGCCCCGGCCGCCGTAACGGTGGGCGAGGTGGTTGGCGAGCGGCAGCCAGGCTTCGATCGCCCGGTCCCGCAGCGCGGGACGCGACGGGTGGTCGGTGGGCAGTGCGGCCATCGCGTTGAGCAGATCGGTGGCGCTGTCGGTGAGCGTGTGGGGGTCGAGCTTGCCGGGGGCGGGCGACGGTGTCGTCCGCTGCCCGCTGAGCGTTTGCGCGGTCATGGGCGGTCCTCCCTTGCACCTCGTCCACGGAGAGATGACGTGACGCTTCGGTTCAGCCTCGGTTGGCCCGTTCGGAAGCCACCCTAACCCGATCGGCCGCAGATAATCTAGCCGAAAGTATGATGCACTTAAGGGATGTGAGGGGATTGACCGTCTGAAACCGGGCGTGATGCCGACCCGGCGGAGCCGGCCACTGACGGACCGGTCGGCCGAGGAGTGCCGACCGACCAGCCATGACAGGACCCGACAAGCGGTTCGCACTGTCGACTTTCCGTCCTTGTCCCGCTGACGGGACCGCCCGTAGCGTCGGTTGTATCCGTCTTCGGAGGCATCGTGCTCGATCCCGCCGCCCCGCAACTTGTCGTCAACGCCCGGGTGCTCCAGTTCAGCTGGCTCCCGGCGGACCCCGACGCGGCTGCGGCGCTCGTGCCGGCCGGGTTGCGGCCCCGCCCCGACCGCCAGGTGTTCCTCTGCCAGTACGTGGTGGACGACGGCGAGCAGACCTCGGGCTTCGACGCGTTCTCCCTGACCTATCTCGGCCTCGCCCTCGACGGCATCGACCCGC
This region includes:
- a CDS encoding GNAT family N-acetyltransferase; protein product: MTDQRTITIRPGGPDDAATVLRLLDGATAWLAERGRTGQWGTEPASADPRRIAQADAWASGGGLHLAMLGNATVGALVVGSATDYVPPATEPELYVNLLVTDRAYAGNGIGARLLAYAAELARDRGLGLLRVDCYGGDDRALVRFYEGCGFTATDPFTVRRPGRDPWPGQVLERRLD
- a CDS encoding HAD family hydrolase; the encoded protein is MSLPLPPGDFRAYLFDCDGTIVDSMPLHYAAWCSALDEWGCEFPEELFYAWGGRPIADIIATLNARHGLTMPVDTVARRQEELYHRSLPELTAVPEVLAHIEDAHGRIPFAVVSGSTREGVTASLGTLGLLDRFEALVCAGDYTRPKPDPEAFLLAARRLGVPPADCLVFEDTELGIQAATAAGMASVRVPQPWERAAAA
- a CDS encoding GNAT family N-acetyltransferase, producing the protein MQRIEVASGAPFREIGMTDVADMPPLPLDVLADRQRAGRVWVAVDARERPLAFAVVDLVDGCAHVLQLSVDPAYARRGIGRGLLDDVAEWAAGRGLPALTLTTFRSVPWNGPYYARCGFRELTGGEVTAGLAELLAAEAALGLDPADRIAMRRSIER
- a CDS encoding DMT family transporter, with protein sequence MAYVFLLAAITAEVIGTSLLKATDGFTRLWPTLGLAVAYVSSFGLLALAVKEIPVGVAYAIWSGLGTAAIMAIGAAFLGEPLSVTKVMGAGLVIAGVVVLNLGGTH
- a CDS encoding DUF397 domain-containing protein, encoding MADLTGANWRTSTRSSSNGGNCVEVADNLPGVVLVRDSKDRSGGMLRFTPAAWQSFVGGLEESGRH
- a CDS encoding Scr1 family TA system antitoxin-like transcriptional regulator — translated: MAEAGETAESLAERVGVDPKTAARWVTPGRVPHPRHRAAVSKALGREVGELWPEVVRRREPAWFRPWAHVEEEASALRSFEPSVLPGLLQTEEYAHAVLSSGPLADDEVEGYVAARLARQAAVFDRPRPPLAIFVIDEAALRRGEPEIMQPQLDHLAAMAQRPRVLLHVLPLRAGFHPGQAGPFVIATVDDGDDVAYLDDQAAGRTTKDVAPLWQVWDTLRSIALPRDQTIQLLKARPWLT
- a CDS encoding glycoside hydrolase family 9 protein; the encoded protein is MTPSRRRLTAFAAATTLVLTGAAASPALAEVPPDAPEQIRNGDFSAGTSPWFSYGTGDLGVVDGRLCTTVPGGLANPWDAGIGQDAVPLIAGAEYELSFDISATPGAAVTAVLQLGSAPYTTYASVNANATGTAQHFAKTFTASDDNPAAQVIFQVGGSAQAQTVCLDNVSLRGGEPAQPYEPDTGPRVRVNQVGYLPGGPKNATVVTDATDPLPWQLKSASGKVVASGQATPRGVDAASGQHVQTVDFSSFRTPGTGYTLVVDGETSHPFDLSGTLYDRLRADSLQFFYAQRSGTPIDGDLIGAEYARPAGHLGVAPNQGDTNVPCQQGVCDYSLDVRGGWYDAGDHGKYVVNGGIATYQLLNAFERTKTAETAAGGTALGDSTLRVPERGNNVPDILDEARWELEFLLRMQVPAGQPLAGMAHHKIHDRNWTGLPLAPQDDPQPRELHPPSTAATLNLAAVAAQCARLFAPYDAAFAARCGTAAKTAYAAAKAHPEVYASPTDGNGGGAYDDTNVTDEFYWAAVELWLTTGEQAYLTDLTASPLHTADVFEAGGAFGWQSVAALGRLDLATVPNALPAAERARIRASVTAAADRYLATLRGQAYGLPLPGDANSYVWGGNGNIINNAVVLATAFDLTRDAKYRDGAVQTADYLLGRNALNISYVTGWGEHAAQNQHSRLFGHQLDPNMPHPPAGSLAGGANAALQDPFVANLLAGCEPMFCYIDDINSYSTNEVAINWNSALAWLASFLADQRDAAAVPAPTCAVTYTTHGSWPDGFNTQVTVRNTGKTAVNGWNVRWAFTGDQHVNSYWSAQVSQSGATVTATNESWNAKIAPGAEVTFGLIGSTGKGPNPNPTLITLNGQACALS
- a CDS encoding PP2C family protein-serine/threonine phosphatase, with amino-acid sequence MTLKLRSVGASDRGLIRSGNQDAQHAGNWLVAVADGMGGMAAGDLASRIAMDAIAPLDLETPEDALVAALQGGIELATARIRQAVVEDPERQGMGTTLTALLFARTGSCLALAHVGDSRAYLFREGVLKQVTRDDTFVQMLVDQGVITPEQASSHPRRAVVTQALQGEEVNPAYATMVPRAGDRWLLCSDGLSNVVRADTLAEVLGEYADPQACVAKLIDLALRAGGPDNVTAVIADVIDE
- a CDS encoding ATP-dependent RNA helicase codes for the protein MLSDVILDLPVRAVLPTVTGALRAAGAAVLVAPPGTGKTTLAPLAVADEVTGRVVVAQPRRMAARAAAHRMATLLGERVGGRIGYAVRGERRVGPDTRVEVVTTGLLVRRLQHDPELPGVGAVLLDECHERQLDADLALAFTVDARGALRPDLWLLAMSATPPAGRFAALLDPPDRPAPVVRAEAALHPVTRVWAPPPRPVAAPGAGRVDPALLDHVAATVRRALRERDGDVLVFLPGAGEIAAVAARLADLRDDVDVLPLHGRLPAAAQDAALRLRPAGPVDDPNRPGTVAAAPSRPGTPEGARRLGTVDRRRVVLATSVAESSLTVPGVRVVVDAGLSRVARTDLARGLGALVTVPVSRAAATQRAGRAGREAPGVVYRCWSEVAHTHLAPQPEPEIATADLTGFALELAAWGTPDGSGLALPDPPPPAALTVARETLTTLGAVDPDGRITARGRAIAAAGTHPRLARALLDGAERVGADRAAEVVALLAEETLTGAGDDLTALWRRLRGNTDPAATARWRAEVRRLRAALPTGAARAGRDARTTRDGGGTAPVPRNGGGPGRIAPAGRSGDADRLPDDLAAGLLVGLAYPERLARVRRAGGSAYLMTGGTAAELTAGSALVGSAWLAVAVADRSPGAPTARVRLATPVDEATAREAGGPLLRTDREVGWSGGDVVAREVIRLGAIELVDRPLPAPDPAQLAEAALTGLRQTGLGLLTWTPDATALRRRLAFCRQALGDDWPDVSDPALLADAPAWLGPELAGARRRADLARVDVVAALRRLLDWRQAARLDELAPERLVVPSGSRIRVDYADPAAPVLAVKLQETFGWRDAPRIADGRVPVLLHLLSPAGRPVAVTADLASFWRVGYPQVRAELRGRYPRHPWPEDPTTAEPTRHATPRRR